Proteins encoded within one genomic window of Borrelia parkeri:
- the nagA gene encoding N-acetylglucosamine-6-phosphate deacetylase, whose amino-acid sequence MPNFCLFNSKSVLTGNDKIDNSAVLIKDSKIFDIVTADRLEKIDLQNYEMIDVKGNYITPGLYDNHIHGFHGYGTDQCSTNSIIKMSQYLAEYGVVGFLPTLYPRPTEEMIETIKACTEAMGKEKGAKILGLHLEGPFFSPEKKGAHPTSYLQQPSIEVMKKFIDAAGGPFTDSFGRKRTNIATMTVAPELKGMRELAMFCMENNITLQAGHTNAKYENMIEGFQVGILHTTHFFNAMSKLDHRNPNAIGATLIHGDVSCEIIADGHHIHPKLVLMLRKLKDISKLVLVTDGLTPTLQPSGKLIANGEEVYLNDDGLFHILESDTIAGSALTMIQGIKNLVEFGYSLSDAIQASSYNPIRIINLEKKGLICHGYDANINVLDKDLDLKLTMIESKIIFNKL is encoded by the coding sequence ATGCCAAATTTTTGTTTGTTCAATTCAAAATCTGTTCTGACAGGAAATGATAAAATAGATAATTCAGCAGTCCTTATTAAAGACAGTAAAATCTTTGATATCGTAACAGCTGATCGACTTGAAAAAATTGATCTACAAAACTATGAAATGATTGATGTTAAGGGAAACTATATCACACCTGGTCTTTATGATAATCACATACATGGATTTCACGGATACGGAACAGATCAATGCTCAACAAACTCAATAATTAAGATGTCACAATATTTAGCAGAGTATGGAGTAGTAGGATTTTTACCAACGCTATACCCACGTCCAACTGAAGAAATGATTGAAACAATCAAAGCATGTACCGAAGCAATGGGCAAAGAAAAGGGTGCAAAAATTTTAGGACTTCATCTTGAAGGACCATTTTTCTCTCCTGAAAAAAAAGGCGCCCATCCTACCTCCTATCTTCAACAACCAAGCATTGAGGTTATGAAAAAATTCATAGACGCCGCGGGGGGTCCCTTTACAGATTCGTTCGGAAGAAAAAGAACAAATATTGCAACAATGACCGTTGCACCTGAGCTTAAAGGCATGAGAGAGCTTGCAATGTTTTGCATGGAAAACAACATCACACTTCAAGCAGGACATACTAATGCAAAATATGAAAATATGATTGAGGGCTTTCAAGTAGGCATACTTCATACAACGCACTTTTTCAACGCAATGTCAAAACTTGATCACAGAAATCCAAATGCAATAGGAGCAACTTTAATCCATGGGGATGTATCTTGTGAAATTATTGCTGATGGACATCATATTCATCCAAAACTTGTTTTAATGCTTAGAAAACTTAAAGACATAAGCAAATTAGTGCTTGTAACTGATGGATTAACTCCAACACTACAACCATCTGGAAAATTAATAGCTAATGGAGAAGAAGTATACCTTAACGATGACGGATTATTTCATATCTTAGAAAGCGACACAATTGCAGGATCGGCTCTCACAATGATACAAGGCATTAAAAATTTAGTAGAATTTGGATATAGCTTAAGCGATGCCATTCAAGCAAGTTCATACAATCCAATAAGGATAATTAATCTTGAAAAAAAAGGATTAATATGTCATGGTTATGATGCAAATATAAATGTCCTTGACAAAGACTTAGATTTAAAATTAACAATGATAGAATCAAAAATCATTTTCAATAAACTTTGA
- a CDS encoding ATP-binding cassette domain-containing protein yields MSKASVKVRNLYKTFSYNKNKKQIVKAIKSYESGKDRSDIYKESSVFIANANISLDVYENEILVIMGMSGCGKSTFVRCLNGIHKIDSGSILVDNIEMNDINQKALSALRKDKFAMVFQNFGLFPHMNVLRNVTYGLEVKNVPKKIRIQRALDILKLVGLEDSEYKYINELSGGMKQRVGIARALVVNPDILLMDEAFSALDPLIRGEMQCELLRLVDKLKKTVVFITHDLIEAFKLGNRIAFMKDGEIVQVGRPLEILRDPKTDFIANFIKNLPVLNILKIKDIIKMDFTLNGDTDKCNVILEKENNNFNLYDLSVNKKCNNLVSLNLGLDDEIKSVVKYLNKLDYLIIKGEQDDIIGYIDLGEIAGLLAR; encoded by the coding sequence TTGTCTAAGGCTAGTGTTAAAGTCAGGAATCTTTATAAAACATTTTCTTATAATAAAAATAAAAAACAAATAGTTAAGGCTATAAAGAGTTATGAGAGTGGTAAAGATAGATCTGACATTTACAAAGAATCTTCTGTTTTTATTGCAAATGCAAATATCAGTCTTGATGTTTATGAGAATGAAATTTTAGTTATTATGGGTATGTCAGGTTGTGGTAAATCTACTTTTGTTAGATGTTTGAATGGTATACACAAAATTGATTCTGGGTCTATTTTAGTGGATAATATTGAAATGAATGATATTAATCAAAAAGCACTCTCTGCTTTAAGAAAAGATAAATTTGCCATGGTTTTTCAGAATTTTGGGCTTTTTCCACATATGAATGTTTTAAGGAATGTGACTTATGGACTTGAAGTTAAGAATGTTCCTAAAAAAATTAGGATTCAAAGAGCCCTTGATATTTTAAAACTTGTGGGTCTTGAAGATTCTGAATATAAATATATAAATGAGCTTTCAGGTGGAATGAAACAGAGAGTAGGCATAGCACGAGCTTTAGTGGTTAACCCCGATATACTTTTAATGGATGAGGCTTTTTCAGCTCTTGATCCTTTAATTAGAGGAGAAATGCAGTGTGAGCTTTTAAGGTTGGTAGATAAATTAAAAAAGACGGTTGTATTTATTACTCATGATTTGATTGAAGCTTTTAAATTGGGAAATAGAATTGCTTTTATGAAGGATGGTGAGATTGTTCAGGTGGGTAGGCCCTTAGAAATATTAAGAGATCCCAAAACCGATTTTATAGCTAATTTTATTAAAAATCTTCCCGTTTTAAATATTTTAAAGATTAAGGATATTATTAAAATGGATTTTACTCTTAATGGTGATACTGATAAATGTAATGTCATTCTTGAGAAAGAGAATAATAATTTTAATTTGTATGATTTGTCTGTTAATAAAAAATGTAATAATCTTGTTTCTTTAAATTTAGGTTTAGATGATGAGATCAAAAGTGTTGTTAAGTATTTAAATAAGTTGGATTATTTGATTATAAAAGGTGAGCAAGATGATATTATTGGATATATTGATTTAGGGGAGATTGCTGGTTTATTGGCGAGATAG
- a CDS encoding flagellin — protein MIINHNTSAINASRNNSINAANLRKTQEKLSSGHRINRASDDAAGMGVAGKINAQIRGLSQASRNTSKAINFIQTTEGNLNEVEKVLVRMKELAVQSGNGTYSDADRGSIQIEIEQLTDEINRIADQAQYNQMHMLSNKSAAQNIKTAEELGMQPAKINTPASLAGAQASWTLRVHVGANQDEAIAVNIYASNVANLFAGEGAQVSPAQEGAQQEGVQAAPAPAAAPAQGGVNSPVNVTTTVDANMSLSKIENAIRMVSDQRANLGAFQNRLESIKASTEYAIENLKSSYAQIKDATMTDEIVASTTNSILTQSAMAMIAQANQVPQYVLSLLR, from the coding sequence ATGATCATAAATCATAATACGTCAGCTATAAATGCTTCAAGAAATAATAGCATTAATGCTGCTAATCTTAGAAAAACTCAAGAAAAACTTTCTAGTGGGCATAGAATTAATCGTGCATCTGATGATGCTGCTGGAATGGGTGTTGCAGGAAAGATTAATGCTCAAATTAGAGGATTATCTCAGGCTTCTAGAAATACTTCAAAGGCTATAAATTTTATTCAAACAACAGAAGGGAATTTAAATGAAGTAGAGAAAGTATTAGTAAGAATGAAAGAACTTGCTGTTCAGTCTGGTAATGGTACATATTCAGATGCAGACAGAGGTTCTATTCAAATTGAAATTGAGCAACTTACAGATGAAATCAACAGAATTGCTGATCAAGCTCAATACAACCAAATGCATATGTTGTCCAATAAGTCAGCTGCTCAGAATATAAAAACAGCTGAAGAGCTTGGAATGCAACCTGCAAAAATTAACACACCAGCATCATTAGCTGGAGCACAAGCTTCATGGACATTAAGAGTACATGTGGGTGCAAATCAGGATGAAGCAATTGCTGTTAATATTTATGCATCTAATGTTGCAAACCTTTTTGCAGGTGAAGGTGCGCAGGTTTCTCCAGCTCAGGAAGGTGCACAACAAGAGGGAGTTCAAGCTGCTCCAGCACCAGCAGCAGCTCCAGCTCAAGGTGGAGTTAATTCACCAGTTAATGTTACAACTACTGTTGATGCTAATATGTCACTTTCAAAGATAGAAAATGCTATTAGAATGGTAAGTGATCAAAGAGCAAATCTTGGTGCTTTCCAAAACAGACTTGAGTCTATTAAAGCTAGCACAGAATATGCTATTGAAAACTTAAAATCATCTTATGCTCAAATTAAAGATGCAACAATGACAGATGAAATTGTGGCATCTACAACTAACAGCATTTTGACACAATCCGCAATGGCTATGATTGCACAAGCAAATCAAGTGCCTCAGTATGTATTATCATTGCTTAGATAA
- the fliD gene encoding flagellar filament capping protein FliD: MSSGFFVPGVDNKYNTKEIRESMLKPDKAKIDSSVKKLENLEQEKRAWQMINKKISTLNSLARQITSLNSPFNYMSGNSSNNDVLSLSARYGAKNETYKIDVNQIASSDIFLSANFKQKEISIPSGDYVFLVGNKEIKIRNNGDIESLVKDINNRGKGFLSAKIVRSDSAGNSRLILRSLKEGENNKLIMKGEALKLAKQIGILSELTTNFSPNLTEIINSQQSSSNKIFLDKGDIVLEPLSEISISIPENIEVSSRSKIKFEIKYYDSDDKGILNEIVFNPGEATFEDAKVEGEDSIINLEFDHKLPLKEKKYIQMNMIKIYSGTKSLELPPINVASDFEKVEVEIGSLLDLKEINIENKVNNKVFVIRNIEIFDPKNRDGFLPINAKSFAENAKVKFDGVDVERDSNTVNDLIPNVTLNLKQASDDTIVVRVEPDYEGIKKLLLDFLVAYNQVLAEINIVSSNESNLEGQKSDVLEEWSYFSDEEREEAYKNLGILRAEFALKNLRSRLELIMFNSYRTNDPNFSIINQIGVFTNSMSSSGGLSRYLGLDEKKFNEIIQSNINSVKELFAVDFNDDRIYDDGLAKMLGDYLSPLISSGGFIYNKIRNYDLKIPNQKNVVEDYKKKYEEREQKVEGELNTLDFTVKRMKEQEEILKSLNLQRQNR; encoded by the coding sequence ATGTCTTCTGGATTTTTTGTTCCAGGTGTGGATAATAAATATAATACTAAAGAAATCCGTGAATCGATGCTTAAACCTGATAAGGCAAAGATAGATTCATCTGTAAAAAAGCTTGAAAATTTAGAGCAAGAGAAACGAGCTTGGCAAATGATTAATAAAAAGATTTCTACTTTAAATTCACTTGCAAGGCAAATTACGTCTCTTAATAGTCCTTTTAATTACATGTCAGGTAATTCTAGTAATAATGATGTTCTCTCTTTATCTGCTCGTTATGGAGCTAAAAATGAAACTTATAAAATTGATGTTAATCAGATAGCAAGTTCCGATATTTTTTTATCTGCGAATTTCAAACAAAAAGAGATTAGTATTCCTTCAGGAGACTATGTATTTTTAGTTGGTAATAAAGAGATTAAGATTAGGAATAATGGAGATATTGAGTCTCTTGTAAAGGATATTAATAATCGAGGCAAGGGGTTTTTATCTGCTAAAATTGTGAGAAGTGATAGTGCTGGAAATAGTAGGTTGATTTTGCGGTCTTTAAAGGAAGGTGAAAACAATAAACTTATCATGAAAGGTGAGGCTTTAAAGCTTGCTAAACAGATAGGTATTTTAAGTGAGCTTACAACAAATTTTAGTCCTAATTTAACAGAAATTATTAATAGTCAACAAAGTAGTAGTAATAAAATTTTTCTTGATAAGGGTGATATTGTATTAGAGCCTCTCTCAGAGATTTCAATAAGTATTCCAGAAAATATTGAGGTTAGTAGTAGAAGTAAAATTAAATTTGAAATTAAGTATTATGATTCAGATGATAAAGGTATTTTAAACGAGATTGTTTTTAATCCTGGCGAGGCTACATTTGAGGATGCTAAGGTTGAGGGTGAAGATAGTATAATTAATCTTGAATTTGATCATAAACTTCCTTTAAAAGAGAAAAAGTATATTCAGATGAATATGATTAAAATTTATAGTGGTACAAAGTCCTTGGAATTGCCCCCAATAAATGTTGCAAGTGATTTTGAAAAAGTCGAGGTTGAAATTGGTTCACTTTTAGATTTAAAAGAGATCAATATCGAAAATAAAGTTAATAATAAGGTTTTTGTTATTCGCAATATTGAGATCTTTGATCCAAAGAATAGAGATGGGTTCTTGCCAATAAATGCCAAGAGCTTTGCAGAAAATGCAAAGGTGAAGTTTGATGGGGTTGATGTTGAGCGTGATTCGAATACTGTTAATGATTTAATTCCTAATGTTACATTGAATTTAAAACAAGCATCAGATGATACTATTGTTGTTCGAGTTGAGCCTGATTATGAGGGAATTAAAAAACTTTTATTAGATTTTTTGGTAGCTTATAATCAGGTTCTTGCTGAAATTAATATTGTAAGTTCAAATGAGAGTAATTTGGAAGGTCAAAAATCAGATGTACTTGAAGAGTGGTCCTATTTCAGTGATGAAGAGAGGGAAGAAGCTTATAAGAATTTGGGAATCCTTAGGGCGGAGTTTGCATTAAAAAATCTTAGATCAAGATTAGAATTAATCATGTTTAATTCTTATAGGACTAATGATCCTAATTTTTCGATTATCAATCAAATAGGGGTGTTTACTAATTCTATGTCTTCATCAGGGGGTCTTTCGCGTTATTTAGGGCTTGACGAGAAAAAATTTAATGAGATAATACAAAGCAATATTAATTCAGTCAAGGAACTTTTTGCAGTTGATTTTAATGATGACCGCATTTATGATGATGGACTTGCTAAGATGCTTGGCGATTATCTATCTCCTTTGATAAGTTCTGGAGGATTTATTTATAATAAGATCAGAAATTATGATCTTAAAATTCCCAATCAGAAAAATGTGGTTGAAGATTATAAAAAGAAGTATGAGGAAAGAGAGCAGAAGGTTGAAGGAGAACTTAATACTTTGGATTTCACTGTAAAGCGTATGAAGGAGCAAGAGGAAATCCTTAAGTCTTTGAATCTGCAGAGGCAAAACAGATAA